The window GTACTAATTGTAATATTTTCTTTGACATAGTTTTGTATTAATTAAATTATAGTTGAGTTTGTATGAAATGAACCTTACACTAGACTACGTCTATATAGTAACTTCACGTAAATTGCAAAGATTTTTCATAGAAGATAATGTTTTGATGGTGGGGGATGATGATAACCTAAGTAAAGAAATTTGTCACCAGATTTTGAATGTTTTACGTATGAAAACGAATGACAAAGTCATATTACTTGATAATTCCGGATTTGAATATACCTGCGAGATAACCGTTCATGGTAAAAATATAAGCTACAAAGTCCTCGAGAAGAATAAAAACACACTTGAACCGACAATCAATACGATCTTATATCAATCTATATTAAAATCATCAGAACGTCTTGAATTCGCCATGCAAAAAGCAACTGAGCTTGGGGTGATGACTATCGTCCCCCTTATAACAGAGCGCTGCCAGGTCGCAACGTTGCGTAAAAAAGATAGATTTGAGAAAATCATAAAGGAAGCGAGCGAGCAGAGCGAGCGAGGACTCCTACCTACTCTAGAAAACCCAATAAAATTTAACGATCTTATAAAGACACTCGATACCTCTCTCAAAACAACAAATCTTTTTTTCTACGAAGGTGCAAGGCACGACAAATTTGAGCTTCCAAGTCTTAGTAAAAATGTTAATGTGATTATCGGACCCGAAGGTGGGTTTTCACCTGAAGAAGCTTTGCAAATTGAAACATTTTGTAAGAAAAATAAAAACTCATACACTTTGAGCCTTGGCAAACGAATCCTTCGAAGCGAAACTGCAAGTATCGTCGCCCTCGCACAAATACTAA is drawn from Candidatus Peregrinibacteria bacterium and contains these coding sequences:
- a CDS encoding RsmE family RNA methyltransferase, producing the protein MNLTLDYVYIVTSRKLQRFFIEDNVLMVGDDDNLSKEICHQILNVLRMKTNDKVILLDNSGFEYTCEITVHGKNISYKVLEKNKNTLEPTINTILYQSILKSSERLEFAMQKATELGVMTIVPLITERCQVATLRKKDRFEKIIKEASEQSERGLLPTLENPIKFNDLIKTLDTSLKTTNLFFYEGARHDKFELPSLSKNVNVIIGPEGGFSPEEALQIETFCKKNKNSYTLSLGKRILRSETASIVALAQILINY